The segment CCGGTGTGTGAATATCCCTAATTTCGTAACGCAAACAAATTACACCCCATTCCTGTGCGGCTTCATTGATAGCAGCTGTGATGTTGGTGTTCAAGGCGGCACGCTCCTTGAGGACTTGATCGAGGGTAAGTTGTCCGATTTCCGAACGCATAGTTGTTTGTGCCAGTTGAGAGATGGCATATTCTGCATCCTCGACTCCATAACTTGAGATATGTTAGTGTATTCCCTGACCGGGAGGTAAAGGTTGGTTACCTAGCCTTATAGGCATCAAAGACTCGAGTATAAAGCACGCCATCGAGTTCCAGAGTAACGTTGTCGGTGGTGATCGCACTTTGGCTAGGAATCTCGATTGCAGACTCCTTCAAGCTCTTGACGTATGCTATCTTATCTATTATTGGCAATAGAATGGCGAGACCAGGCTCCAATATGCGGTTGAACTTTCCCATCCGTTCTACAATCCATGCTGTTTGCTGGGGAACGAATCGAATAATGGTATTTGCGGGTAAAGAAGGTCGCTGAAAATATGAAGTCGGTAAATTCGAGTTACCAATTCCCATCAATCCGCTATTCGGCGCTCTTATTCTGGAAGAGGCATGGAGCTGTCGCTGCTGTTGTGTGTATCTTTGAGAGAGAATGGTTTGAGCTCTAGGTAATAGTACTCGAGATGTAATTTTTGGCAGGGAGGCCGAGAGACTATGAGATAGTCCCGGCGCACTCATGGCCATGCGATAGGTTGCCTCTAGAGACATCGTTTCGGTTCGAATATTTGTATGGAGGCAATAACTGTCTCTCGTAATGTCCTTTTAACATCATAGAGCATGCATGGCGGAGCTGGTCCGAGAAGTTGAAGACTAGCGGCCGCGTCTCCGTGCTGATAAGCTCCTTCCGAGCTCTCACTTTCTACTaacaatttataaacttACTGTACTACGAGTGTTACAGCACATTTGATACGTTTGATACATTATATTCTCTCAAACTTGGCGACATACGATTTTTTGGGGCCACGACTCCACCAATTATAGTTTTAACTTCATTAATCAATCCAGATCATTTCGACAAGATGTCCGAATACTGGAAATCAACGGTAATTTCTAAAATCCACTCCTAGCCTGCAACCACTCTAACACTTTCAATAGCCTAGTTACTGGTGCAAGCACTGTAAACAATATGTCAAAGATACCAAGCTCGAGAAAGCAAACCACGAAGCCAGTCCGCGACATCAAGGCAATCTCAAGCGTTTCCTGCGCGACCTACACCGTGGCCACGAGAAAGACGAACGGGAAAAAGACCGTGCCAAAAATGAAATCGCCCGTCTAAATGGCATAGTGAGTGGAAGTGGCGAAGCAGGAGGTTCCTCACAATCGTCGCGACCTAGTTCTTCCACGCCGAAACCTCCAGCGACAGCCGCGCAGCGAAAACAACAACTGGCGCAATTAGCAGAGCTAGGCGTTAGCGTTCCAGATGAATTTAGATCTGATTTGGCCATGGCGGGCGAATGGCAAGTCACTTCTGAGCGCGTTATTGATGATGGAAGCGGAGAAACGAAACCAGATGCGCTTGCATTGGGTGTTCGGAAGAGAGAAGccgaggatgaagatgaggaggcaaaagaagcgaagaagagaagatgggGTACGGCGATCCGCACATATCCTACGGAGAATAACGACGATGACTTAGATGCTTTGTTGAGCCATAACAGTAAAGGCAAGGGTCCCGATGTGAAGCCCGAAACGAACGACGGTATCAGTATAAAGACAGAGACAAAGCCGGAAGAAGCAGCAGAACCTTCATTGAATAGCGGAAAGGAAGAACCAGTTGTGAAACCCGAAATAGAAGAAAATGTCGAAATCGACATAAAGCAGATTCCAGAGGCCACAGAGCAGAACAGTGAGCCCGCAGCGTCAGGAGTCGTtttcaagaagagaaaagccAAGAATATTCGCCAACGATGAAACGCCACAATCAGAATTACATATCAATTCACTCAAAATCAAGCAACCCATTCCGGGCATAGAAACCCCATTATTGGAAACATTGCAGAATATTGAACAGAAAAGTTCGCGCAAACCTGATTATAGGAGGGAAGATCTTCATGCTGCGGAGGCGGGACACAAACATACCTACTGATATGGGTCTGGTATGgtcttcaattccatctcgCCATAGAACTTAACTTTGTAAAGAAGTTTATCATATTGATGCAACAGTGGAAATTCCGTTAAGAAAACCTCCTAGCATTTTGGCTAGCGGATGGAGAGGTAGGTGCTTAGCTGCATGTATGTACTTTGTGCAAAGTGGAAAGAAGAGCTCCCAATTCCGACTCCATGCAACTAATCATTTGTACATGAAGACCAAGAAAGTTACCCGAGAAAGTTTTATCTCGGGTATTCTTAGGAGAGTTAGTTGGCGCATTAAAACTTATTAGCACTCTACAATTCACATATTGCGCCTCAATATTACGCACAATCTACATCTGATTATTTAACAGTATAATTTGAGTCTATCCATAACTAAGTAGCCCCTGGTCCCTCTCCCTGCGAGCACACCTCATCCTCAACCCCATCCCAAAAACAGCCTTTCTGCACCATGAGTCCGGTGAAATACCCATACCTACAAGCCCGTGAATTTTGGCTGCACACTATAGAAGTATACTATGTAGGTTCCTTAATAAATGACTCCATCGCCAATTACGCCTATAAACAGTTGTAATATATCGCCTCTCAAAGTCCTCTCCACTCCGTTCATCCACAATCTCGCTagttgaaaaaaagaataccGCTGTGTACATACATGTAAGTCATGTGTACTGGCTAGTGtgcagaaaagaaatacaTCGCAGTGTCAATTCGACTTCGCTAATTATTCATGCATCGCATTACATtgtatcatctcatcatgaACAATCTCTCCCCCTATCAATTTACTCCTCTCTTTACTGGGATATTTCGTTGTTGGATAGGTTTTGTAAATTTGATCCTAGTTGTTTCCCATTCTCTTCTGTTGGACTCATGAGAGCTGGGGTATCCGGTGTAAGCGTAAGCTGGGGTGTGACAATGCTGGTATCGATTTTCGGTGCTGGCATCTGCAGTCCCATTGGAACGTGGTGGTCGGGCTTTGGTTGCTGGGGAGAATCTCGAGGTCGCAGAGTCTCCATGCTTACATCCATGTCTTGAGAAGCGGTCTCATCAGGGCTTCCGCGTCTAGAACCCGATGCTTCATGCGCATTTTCAACGTGGACTGCATCCGTTTTCTCGttgtcattttctttttcaatcatgGCCGTTAGGCTCCGAAAATTGAACATAGACTCAGCTCCCGTATCGCCATCTTCGTTCCCCTCATTTGTATCTGTAACACCAGGACTTTCAATACTTGTAGAAGACCCTTGAGGATTGGTACCGTTCCCTGACTCAGCTACTGAAGATGAGGCGCTAGATGCGGTACTCATTTGTCGTAAGTGAGAAGGCTTGTCAGGGCTTGTAGGTGAAGGGATAGACTGATGGGTCTCTAGCAAGCTAGAACTCGTCGAAGGATCTAAATGCTGAGTACCAAGAAGCCCGTTATCCGTGGCACTCCCGTCGTTACCTAAATAAGGGTGAGCCacaccttttccttttccctgTAGAGGCTCCTCGACTTCTTCGGGTGTCACCTCCGTGGCCAAATTGCTTGCGACACTATCACCTCTCCTTCGCCCAGTAAGAGTGGCAGCTAGACTGTTGCCAAGGTTCAACATACTCGAACTAGCCGAATGTCCGTTAGTGCCATATATcgattttctctcttttttctctttctttttgtcttctttgGCCTGCTTCTTTGCATTTTTCGCGGCCTCCTTGGCGGCTTCTTTCTCggccttcttcttccgttCCTCTTCGGCCACGATACTGAGTCTAATCGCCTCGGCCATCATCATATCCTCGACGTCCCTCGTTCTCCGAGCAGCATGAGAATCCCGACCTTCCCTACGCGCTTGACCAGACGACTCAGCTGCAGTCCTGGAACTAGTATCGCGGTTCGAAGGGGTGGCAGATCCGCTATTGTCAGGATCGCTACGGTTTCTACCGAAGCGACTTCGTCCGAAAACATAGCTGCGATTTTCCGAGGTTCCGGGAAGTACATAGGCAGCGGCGTGTAGTGCGGAGGCGGCAGCATTCTTTTTAGCCTTTCGCAGGTTAGCAGCTTCAAGCTTTGCTGACCAGTCTGGTCTGATGCGGTCAGTCGTAATGACATTTGAATCATTCGCTGACAATGAAGTAGCCCGGCGCCTGTTGTCTACTCTTGGTGCAAGCCCCGGACTTGTTATAGGCGGTGAAGTGAtcgacgatgacgatgacaTGGCTGAAGAAAAGTTGGCCAGTTCTCGAGATGGCTTTGCATAAACAAGCCCACGGCGGAAAGGAGGGGGCTCGTATGTCACGCCAAACTCGGGTCGTTGACAGTAAGGGCAAGCGGCTGGTTCCGAAACCAGCATTTCTGTATCCTCGGCTTGATCGGGCGCGGGCTGTGGTGGACCATGGTGTTCTGGCGTG is part of the Botrytis cinerea B05.10 chromosome 1, complete sequence genome and harbors:
- the Bcsip5 gene encoding Bcsip5 — translated: MGQHQSRDDSHGGDRHRHHDAGTSGPTSPSDHDPYPSRTGRGSRRNLVASIVGGGSNNELPERKETAAERQMRRLERERVARVEERERSIREEHVDGGYLVTMGVYTGPEDFNKAIVRQLMIERRVAPFWRGLEDYESDWTEHQLVAAGRGLPIPAADEIPSEDSARPHSSNSTNAPSSNLQNLTVPIASRSQSASYDTSVGRSPSHSSFNTSSPTSPLNAPATSTSLLRPRAKTLGLKSSSKEPSASDSAPREIQLPRDSQVNGQAIEAFLYKDAVECSICLIFYPPYLNRTRCCDQSICSECFVQIKRPDPHTPEHHGPPQPAPDQAEDTEMLVSEPAACPYCQRPEFGVTYEPPPFRRGLVYAKPSRELANFSSAMSSSSSITSPPITSPGLAPRVDNRRRATSLSANDSNVITTDRIRPDWSAKLEAANLRKAKKNAAASALHAAAYVLPGTSENRSYVFGRSRFGRNRSDPDNSGSATPSNRDTSSRTAAESSGQARREGRDSHAARRTRDVEDMMMAEAIRLSIVAEEERKKKAEKEAAKEAAKNAKKQAKEDKKKEKKERKSIYGTNGHSASSSMLNLGNSLAATLTGRRRGDSVASNLATEVTPEEVEEPLQGKGKGVAHPYLGNDGSATDNGLLGTQHLDPSTSSSLLETHQSIPSPTSPDKPSHLRQMSTASSASSSVAESGNGTNPQGSSTSIESPGVTDTNEGNEDGDTGAESMFNFRSLTAMIEKENDNEKTDAVHVENAHEASGSRRGSPDETASQDMDVSMETLRPRDSPQQPKPDHHVPMGLQMPAPKIDTSIVTPQLTLTPDTPALMSPTEENGKQLGSNLQNLSNNEISQ